The following coding sequences are from one Ancylobacter sp. TS-1 window:
- a CDS encoding tetratricopeptide repeat protein, with product MRDEWISFTDIERMGPELLRERISEAPATAARWIEAAALNGLVNAQIAWGQMLVDGHGVPRDPEAGLRWFRVAADSGSADGINMVGRCHELGWGTPADPAEAARHYRRAAEAGHAWAPFNLATLLLHGSGVAPDRREALGWYLRAARRGNAKAMSMVGRYLELGWDRPARPAAALRWYARGAAGEDYRGLFDHARLTLELTGRLDHAREGFARAIGCGVPAFCRNVADALRAAPYPELHRLALRALERAAESGEPADLRRYAAALAEGLGGLPDPDGAAAAFRRAREAEQALLLPRAGPRDPARRPPRPRGFAARLLRRLRPAALPRRRS from the coding sequence ATGCGCGACGAATGGATTTCCTTCACCGACATTGAGCGAATGGGCCCGGAACTGTTGCGCGAACGCATCAGTGAGGCGCCCGCGACGGCCGCCCGCTGGATCGAGGCGGCGGCGCTCAACGGGCTGGTCAACGCGCAGATCGCCTGGGGGCAGATGCTGGTCGACGGCCACGGCGTCCCGCGCGACCCGGAGGCTGGGCTGCGCTGGTTTCGCGTCGCCGCGGATTCGGGCAGCGCGGACGGCATCAACATGGTCGGGCGCTGCCACGAACTCGGCTGGGGGACTCCGGCCGACCCCGCCGAGGCGGCCCGGCACTACCGCCGGGCGGCGGAGGCTGGCCATGCCTGGGCGCCGTTCAACCTCGCCACGCTGCTGCTTCACGGCAGCGGGGTCGCTCCCGACCGCCGCGAGGCGCTCGGCTGGTATCTGCGCGCGGCGCGCCGGGGCAACGCCAAGGCGATGTCGATGGTCGGCCGCTATCTGGAACTCGGCTGGGACCGCCCCGCCCGCCCGGCGGCGGCGCTGCGCTGGTACGCGAGGGGCGCGGCCGGCGAGGACTATCGCGGCCTGTTCGACCATGCCCGCCTCACGCTGGAACTGACCGGCCGGCTTGACCACGCCCGCGAGGGCTTCGCCCGCGCCATCGGCTGCGGCGTGCCCGCCTTCTGCCGCAACGTCGCCGACGCCCTGCGCGCGGCCCCCTACCCGGAACTGCACCGCCTCGCCCTGCGCGCGCTCGAACGCGCGGCGGAAAGCGGCGAGCCGGCCGACCTGCGCCGCTACGCCGCCGCGCTGGCCGAAGGGCTCGGCGGCCTTCCCGACCCGGACGGTGCGGCCGCAGCCTTCCGGCGCGCCCGGGAGGCCGAGCAGGCCCTGCTGCTGCCACGGGCCGGACCGCGCGATCCGGCGCGCCGGCCGCCGCGCCCGCGCGGCTTTGCCGCCCGGTTGCTGCGGCGCCTGCGTCCGGCCGCCCTGCCGCGCCGCCGATCCTGA
- a CDS encoding diacylglycerol kinase family protein: MRHLLVLLNARAGTLLDRNAEEVRHLVGQTLEGEGRKVEVHLLSGRNLVRAIRESGRGPHDTVIVGGGDGSVSLAARSLEGTDKVLGILPLGTLNLLARDLGMPTGLDKALAALDAAEEQTIDLAALSGRPFHTISGMGFFSQMARARETARKWKLWRFLAVAIAAVYALRRSGRFDLDVTVDGTEHRFRAFAALLSVNRFSGPGWRRGRLDEGVLELHVAEDRGALALLRAGADMVTDSWRGNPGIVSLTGRHIVLRRPNRNRVWVSTDGELGREAIPLDYRIMPGALKVLVPPRPPA, from the coding sequence ATGCGCCACCTTCTGGTTCTGCTGAATGCCCGCGCCGGTACGCTTCTCGACCGGAACGCCGAGGAGGTGCGCCACCTTGTCGGGCAGACGCTGGAGGGCGAAGGCCGCAAGGTCGAGGTGCACCTGCTCAGCGGCAGGAACCTCGTGCGCGCCATCCGTGAATCCGGGCGCGGCCCGCACGACACGGTGATCGTCGGCGGAGGCGACGGCAGCGTGAGTCTGGCGGCGCGCAGTCTTGAGGGTACCGACAAGGTGCTCGGCATCCTGCCGCTCGGCACGCTCAACCTGCTCGCCCGCGATCTCGGCATGCCGACCGGGCTCGACAAGGCGCTGGCCGCCCTCGACGCGGCCGAGGAGCAGACGATCGACCTCGCCGCGCTCAGCGGGCGCCCCTTCCACACCATCTCCGGCATGGGCTTCTTCAGCCAGATGGCGCGCGCCCGCGAAACGGCGCGCAAATGGAAGCTCTGGCGCTTCCTCGCCGTCGCCATCGCCGCCGTCTATGCGCTGCGCCGCAGCGGCCGCTTCGACCTCGACGTGACCGTCGACGGCACCGAGCACCGTTTCCGCGCCTTCGCCGCGCTGCTGTCGGTGAACCGCTTCAGCGGCCCCGGCTGGCGGCGCGGCCGGCTCGACGAGGGCGTGCTGGAACTCCACGTCGCCGAGGATCGCGGCGCCCTCGCGCTGCTCAGGGCCGGAGCCGACATGGTGACGGACAGCTGGCGCGGCAATCCGGGCATCGTCAGCCTGACCGGCCGGCACATCGTGCTGCGCCGACCGAACCGCAACCGCGTCTGGGTCTCGACCGATGGCGAGCTGGGCCGCGAGGCCATCCCGCTCGACTACCGGATCATGCCCGGGGCTCTGAAGGTGCTGGTTCCGCCCCGCCCGCCGGCGTGA
- a CDS encoding SIMPL domain-containing protein → MKLIRASLCAVLLLSGLSPLAAQDMSASARRTTLTVSGEGTASAAPDMATLSSGVVSEAKTAREALDANSSAVAAVIEAIKAAGIEPRDISTSGFSVQPSYAPPKKDSGDAPRIVGYQVSNGVTVRVRDLSKLGDLLDQLVTKGANQIGGIAFDIAEPGKLEDAARVAAVKDARHQAEIIAEASGVRLVRVVSVSADGGARPMVRQFAAAPAMMKADSVPVEAGETLLRAGVTITYEIEPR, encoded by the coding sequence ATGAAGCTCATCCGCGCCTCCCTGTGCGCCGTCCTGCTCCTCTCGGGCCTGTCGCCGCTTGCCGCGCAGGACATGTCCGCGAGCGCCCGCCGCACCACGCTCACCGTGAGCGGCGAGGGAACGGCGAGCGCCGCGCCGGACATGGCGACGCTGTCCTCCGGCGTGGTGAGCGAGGCCAAGACGGCCCGCGAGGCGCTCGACGCCAATTCCTCGGCGGTCGCGGCGGTGATCGAGGCGATCAAGGCGGCCGGCATCGAGCCGCGCGACATCTCCACCTCCGGCTTCTCGGTGCAGCCCAGCTACGCCCCGCCGAAGAAGGACAGCGGCGATGCCCCGCGCATCGTCGGCTATCAGGTCAGCAACGGGGTCACCGTCCGGGTGCGCGACCTGTCGAAGCTCGGCGACCTGCTGGACCAGCTCGTCACCAAGGGCGCCAACCAGATCGGCGGCATCGCCTTCGACATCGCCGAACCGGGCAAGCTGGAAGACGCCGCCCGTGTCGCGGCGGTGAAGGATGCCCGCCATCAGGCCGAGATCATCGCCGAGGCGAGCGGGGTGCGGCTGGTGCGCGTGGTTTCCGTCTCCGCCGATGGCGGCGCCCGCCCGATGGTGCGCCAGTTCGCCGCCGCGCCGGCGATGATGAAGGCGGATTCGGTGCCGGTGGAGGCCGGCGAGACGCTGCTGCGCGCCGGTGTCACCATCACCTACGAGATCGAGCCGCGCTGA
- a CDS encoding glutathione S-transferase family protein, whose amino-acid sequence MITLHHLSFSRSSRILWLMEELGLEYELVRHERDARFKAPAALRAVHPLGKAPVIVDGNLVLAESAVILTYINDRYGEGRLAPPPGTAGHYLHEEWLHYAESTAAFPIMTMRIGAITGGMSEALRAFIAPTLAATLDHIAARLADRPYLMGEALTLADIQMCYLIEVAARTGLLGGHPALPAYLERLTARPAFRRAEATGGPMMPPE is encoded by the coding sequence GTGATCACGCTGCACCATCTGAGCTTCTCGCGCTCGAGCCGGATCCTCTGGCTGATGGAGGAACTCGGCCTCGAATACGAGCTGGTGCGCCACGAGCGCGACGCGCGCTTCAAGGCGCCGGCCGCGCTGCGTGCGGTGCATCCGCTCGGCAAGGCGCCGGTGATCGTCGACGGCAATCTCGTGCTCGCCGAATCCGCCGTCATCCTCACCTACATCAACGACCGCTATGGCGAGGGCCGCCTCGCGCCGCCGCCGGGCACCGCCGGGCATTACCTCCACGAGGAATGGCTGCATTATGCCGAGAGCACGGCGGCCTTCCCGATCATGACCATGCGCATCGGCGCCATCACCGGCGGCATGAGCGAGGCGCTTCGGGCCTTTATCGCCCCGACGCTGGCCGCCACGCTCGACCACATCGCCGCCCGCCTCGCCGATCGCCCCTATCTGATGGGCGAGGCGCTGACGCTGGCCGACATCCAGATGTGCTACCTGATCGAGGTGGCCGCGCGCACCGGCCTGCTCGGCGGCCATCCCGCCCTGCCGGCCTATCTCGAACGCCTCACGGCGCGCCCGGCCTTCCGGCGGGCGGAAGCGACCGGCGGGCCGATGATGCCGCCCGAATGA
- the ilvD gene encoding dihydroxy-acid dehydratase, giving the protein MPAYRSRTTTHGRNMAGARGLWRATGMKDGDFGKPIIAVVNSFTQFVPGHVHLKDLGQLVAREIEAAGGVAKEFNTIAVDDGIAMGHDGMLYSLPSRELIADSVEYMVNAHCADAMVCISNCDKITPGMLMASLRLNIPTVFVSGGPMEAGKVVLGGKTRALDLVDAMVAAADDRISEEDVAVIERSACPTCGSCSGMFTANSMNCLTEALGLSLPGNGSTLATHSDRKRLFVEAGHTIVDLARRYYEQDDASILPRSVASFEAFENAMTLDIAMGGSTNTVLHLLAAAHEGEVPFTMADIDRLSRRVPVLCKVAPAVPDVHVEDVHHAGGIMGILGELDRAGLLDTSVSTIHAPTLAMALEHWDVKRNASEAVHEFFRAAPGGVPTQVAFSQSARYDDVDLDRAKGVIRDYEHAFSRDGGLAVLYGNLAEDGCIVKTAGVDESILKFTGTATVFESQDDAVSGILGNRVKPGQIVLIRYEGPRGGPGMQEMLYPTSYLKSKGLGKACALITDGRFSGGSSGLSIGHVSPEAAEGGTIGLVREGDTIEIDIPNRRIHLAVDDAELAARREEQEAHGWTPAAPRKRNVTTALRAYAALATSAAKGAVRQVP; this is encoded by the coding sequence ATGCCCGCCTATCGCTCACGCACCACGACCCATGGCCGCAACATGGCCGGCGCGCGCGGCCTCTGGCGCGCTACCGGCATGAAGGATGGCGACTTCGGCAAGCCGATCATCGCCGTAGTCAACTCGTTCACCCAGTTCGTGCCGGGCCATGTCCACCTGAAGGACCTCGGCCAGTTGGTGGCGCGCGAGATCGAGGCGGCGGGCGGCGTCGCCAAGGAGTTCAACACCATCGCGGTCGATGACGGCATCGCCATGGGCCATGACGGCATGCTCTATTCGCTGCCCTCGCGCGAGCTGATCGCCGACAGCGTGGAGTACATGGTCAACGCCCACTGCGCCGACGCCATGGTCTGCATCTCCAATTGCGACAAGATCACCCCCGGCATGCTGATGGCGTCGCTGCGCCTCAACATCCCGACCGTGTTCGTCTCCGGCGGCCCGATGGAGGCCGGCAAGGTGGTGCTGGGCGGCAAGACCCGGGCGCTCGACCTCGTCGACGCCATGGTCGCCGCCGCCGACGACCGCATCTCGGAAGAAGACGTCGCGGTGATCGAGCGTTCGGCCTGCCCGACCTGCGGCTCCTGCTCGGGCATGTTCACCGCCAATTCGATGAACTGCCTCACCGAGGCGCTGGGCCTGTCGCTGCCGGGCAACGGCTCGACGCTTGCCACCCATTCCGACCGCAAGCGGCTGTTCGTCGAGGCCGGCCATACGATCGTCGACCTCGCGCGGCGCTATTACGAGCAGGACGACGCCAGCATCCTGCCGCGCTCGGTGGCCAGCTTCGAAGCCTTCGAGAACGCGATGACGCTCGACATCGCCATGGGCGGCTCGACCAACACGGTGCTGCACCTGCTGGCCGCTGCGCATGAGGGCGAGGTGCCCTTCACCATGGCCGATATCGACCGGCTCTCGCGCCGGGTGCCGGTGCTGTGCAAGGTCGCCCCGGCGGTGCCGGACGTGCATGTGGAGGACGTCCACCACGCCGGCGGCATCATGGGCATTCTCGGCGAGCTGGACCGCGCCGGCCTGCTCGACACCTCCGTCAGCACCATCCACGCCCCGACGCTCGCCATGGCGCTGGAGCACTGGGACGTGAAGCGCAACGCCAGCGAGGCGGTGCACGAATTCTTCCGCGCCGCGCCCGGCGGCGTGCCGACGCAGGTCGCCTTCAGCCAGTCCGCCCGCTACGACGACGTGGACCTCGACCGCGCGAAGGGCGTGATCCGCGACTATGAGCACGCCTTCTCCCGGGATGGCGGCCTCGCCGTGCTCTACGGCAATCTCGCCGAGGATGGCTGCATCGTGAAGACGGCGGGCGTCGACGAGAGCATCCTGAAGTTCACCGGCACCGCCACCGTGTTCGAGAGCCAGGACGACGCGGTGTCCGGCATCCTCGGCAACCGGGTGAAGCCGGGCCAGATCGTGCTCATCCGCTATGAGGGGCCGCGCGGCGGGCCGGGCATGCAGGAAATGCTCTACCCGACCAGCTACCTCAAGTCGAAGGGCCTCGGGAAAGCCTGCGCGCTGATCACCGACGGGCGCTTCTCCGGCGGCTCCTCGGGCCTGTCCATCGGCCATGTCTCGCCGGAAGCGGCCGAGGGCGGCACGATCGGGCTGGTGCGCGAGGGCGACACGATCGAGATCGACATCCCCAACCGGCGCATCCATCTCGCGGTCGACGACGCCGAGTTGGCCGCCCGCCGCGAGGAGCAGGAAGCGCATGGCTGGACGCCGGCGGCGCCGCGCAAGCGCAACGTCACCACCGCGCTGCGCGCCTATGCGGCACTCGCCACCAGCGCCGCCAAGGGCGCGGTGCGTCAGGTGCCCTGA
- a CDS encoding alkylphosphonate utilization protein, protein MADEDDAYVYDEATGEWRPASEMLAARAGVVEVRDASGNLLADGDSVVLVKDLKVKGAGQTLKQGTVIKTIRLTDNPEEIDCRYEGIKGLVLRTEFVRKRG, encoded by the coding sequence ATGGCCGACGAAGACGATGCCTATGTCTATGACGAAGCGACCGGCGAATGGCGCCCTGCCTCGGAGATGCTGGCGGCCCGCGCCGGCGTCGTCGAGGTGCGCGACGCCTCCGGCAACCTGCTCGCGGACGGGGATTCCGTGGTCCTCGTCAAGGACCTCAAGGTCAAGGGCGCCGGCCAGACCCTCAAGCAGGGCACGGTGATCAAGACCATCCGCCTCACCGACAACCCGGAAGAGATCGACTGCCGCTATGAGGGCATCAAGGGCCTCGTGCTGCGCACCGAATTCGTGCGCAAGCGCGGCTAG
- a CDS encoding HdeA/HdeB family chaperone codes for MKKLILAVAFACLPLTAMADKIDLSTTTCGQFLESDKTEIMLTLAWLDAYYKDVDAPPVIDTDKFVENAGKLGEYCAANPSIGLITATDELFGD; via the coding sequence ATGAAGAAGCTCATCCTGGCCGTCGCTTTCGCCTGCCTTCCCCTCACCGCCATGGCGGACAAGATCGACCTCTCAACGACCACCTGCGGGCAGTTCCTCGAGAGCGACAAGACCGAGATCATGCTGACGCTGGCCTGGCTCGACGCCTACTACAAGGACGTCGACGCGCCGCCGGTGATCGACACCGACAAGTTCGTCGAGAATGCCGGCAAGCTCGGCGAGTACTGCGCCGCCAATCCGAGCATCGGGCTGATCACCGCGACGGACGAACTGTTCGGCGACTGA
- a CDS encoding ATP-dependent helicase — MQPAAYLDKLNPQQRRAVEHGVGGPGDIAGGPLLVIAGAGSGKTNTLAHRVAHLIVNGVDPRRILLLTFSRRAAAEMTRRVERIAGQVMGPQARTLTEGLTWAGTFHGVGARLLRDYALQIGLDPNFTIHDREDSADLMNLVRHELGLSKTEKRFPTKGTLLAIYSRAVNAEQPLEEVIGRAFPWVSGWNAELKAIFSAYVEAKQRQNVLDYDDLLLYWAQMASEPALAADLAARFDHVLIDEYQDTNRLQATILLGLKPDGRGLTVVGDDAQSIYSFRAANVRNILDFPGHFSPRADTVMLEQNYRSTQPILAAANAVIDFASERYAKNLWSERASAERPVLVSVRDEIEQANFVATRVLENREDGIALKAQAVLFRAAHHSGPLEVELTRRNIPFVKFGGLKFLDAAHVKDVLAVLRFMENPRDRVAGFRVLRLLSGLGPATAGRILDAVSAEGTLLPALEAVTPPARAEEEWPAFLALARTLKSPAAGWPGELDLVRQWYEPHLERIHEDAPSRQADLVQLAQIAASYPSRARFLTELTLDPPDATSAEAGPPHLDEDYLILSTIHSAKGQEWKSVFVLNAVDGCIPIDLGAGTREEIEEERRLLYVAMTRAKDSLHLMLPQRFFVHGQAARGDRHVYAARTRFIPPTILNRFSVAAWPPAQPEAPASRAEPAARIDIGARMRSMWK, encoded by the coding sequence ATGCAGCCCGCCGCCTATCTCGACAAGCTGAACCCGCAGCAGCGGCGCGCGGTCGAGCATGGCGTGGGCGGGCCCGGCGACATCGCCGGCGGGCCGCTGCTGGTCATCGCCGGGGCCGGCTCGGGCAAGACCAACACGCTCGCCCACCGGGTCGCCCATCTCATCGTCAACGGCGTCGATCCGCGCCGCATCCTGCTGCTCACCTTCTCGCGCCGCGCGGCGGCGGAGATGACGCGACGCGTCGAGCGTATCGCCGGGCAGGTGATGGGGCCGCAGGCGCGCACGCTGACCGAGGGGTTGACCTGGGCCGGCACCTTCCACGGCGTCGGCGCCCGGCTGCTGCGCGACTACGCACTACAGATCGGGCTGGACCCCAATTTCACCATCCACGACCGCGAGGACAGCGCCGACCTGATGAACCTCGTGCGCCACGAGCTCGGCCTGTCGAAGACCGAGAAGCGCTTCCCCACCAAGGGCACGCTGCTGGCCATCTATTCGCGGGCGGTCAATGCCGAGCAGCCGCTGGAGGAGGTCATTGGCCGCGCCTTCCCCTGGGTGTCGGGCTGGAACGCCGAACTGAAGGCGATCTTCTCCGCCTATGTCGAGGCCAAGCAGCGCCAGAACGTGCTCGATTACGACGATCTGCTGCTCTACTGGGCGCAGATGGCGAGCGAGCCGGCGCTCGCCGCCGACCTCGCCGCCCGCTTCGACCATGTGCTGATCGACGAGTATCAGGACACCAACAGGCTGCAGGCGACCATCCTGCTCGGGCTGAAGCCCGACGGGCGCGGCCTGACCGTGGTCGGTGACGACGCCCAGTCGATCTATTCCTTCCGCGCCGCCAATGTGCGCAACATCCTCGACTTTCCCGGTCATTTCAGCCCACGCGCGGACACGGTGATGCTGGAGCAGAACTACCGCTCCACCCAGCCCATCCTCGCCGCCGCCAATGCGGTGATCGACTTCGCCAGCGAGCGCTACGCCAAGAACCTGTGGTCGGAGCGCGCCTCTGCCGAGCGCCCGGTGCTGGTGAGCGTGCGCGACGAGATCGAGCAGGCGAACTTCGTCGCCACCCGCGTGCTGGAAAACCGCGAGGACGGCATCGCGCTGAAGGCGCAGGCGGTGCTGTTCCGCGCCGCCCACCACAGCGGCCCGCTGGAAGTGGAGCTGACCCGCCGCAACATTCCCTTCGTGAAGTTCGGCGGCCTGAAATTCCTCGACGCCGCCCACGTCAAGGACGTGCTGGCGGTGCTGCGCTTCATGGAGAACCCGCGCGACCGCGTGGCGGGCTTCCGGGTGCTGCGCCTGCTGTCCGGCCTCGGCCCGGCCACCGCCGGGCGCATCCTCGACGCGGTGAGCGCCGAGGGGACGCTGTTGCCGGCGCTGGAGGCGGTGACGCCGCCGGCGCGGGCGGAGGAGGAGTGGCCGGCCTTTCTCGCCCTTGCGCGGACGCTGAAATCGCCGGCGGCCGGCTGGCCGGGCGAGCTCGACCTCGTGCGGCAATGGTACGAGCCGCATCTGGAGCGCATCCACGAGGACGCGCCGAGCCGGCAGGCCGACCTTGTGCAACTCGCGCAGATCGCGGCGAGCTATCCGTCCCGCGCCCGCTTTCTCACCGAACTGACGCTCGACCCGCCCGACGCCACCAGCGCCGAGGCCGGACCGCCCCATCTCGACGAGGATTACCTGATCCTCTCCACCATCCATTCCGCCAAGGGGCAGGAATGGAAGTCGGTCTTCGTGCTCAACGCGGTCGACGGCTGCATCCCCATCGACCTCGGCGCCGGCACGCGCGAGGAGATCGAGGAGGAGCGCCGCCTGCTCTATGTCGCAATGACGCGCGCAAAGGACAGCCTGCACCTGATGCTGCCGCAGCGCTTCTTCGTCCACGGGCAGGCCGCGCGCGGCGACCGGCATGTCTATGCCGCGCGCACCCGCTTCATCCCGCCCACGATCCTCAACCGCTTCAGCGTCGCCGCCTGGCCGCCGGCGCAGCCCGAGGCCCCCGCCTCGCGCGCCGAGCCCGCCGCGCGTATCGACATCGGCGCGCGCATGCGGTCCATGTGGAAATAG
- a CDS encoding helix-turn-helix transcriptional regulator: MELAPEQCRAARGLLNWTQEHLAERAGVSRSTVRDFERHRHVLHRGTESMLVRTLQDAGVMLLPPGEHGPGVRIR, encoded by the coding sequence ATGGAATTGGCGCCCGAACAATGCCGCGCCGCACGCGGGCTGCTCAACTGGACCCAGGAGCACCTCGCGGAACGCGCCGGCGTTTCCCGCAGCACCGTCCGTGACTTCGAGCGGCACCGCCACGTCCTGCACCGCGGAACGGAATCGATGCTCGTCCGCACGCTTCAGGACGCCGGGGTCATGCTGCTGCCGCCCGGCGAGCACGGCCCGGGCGTACGCATCCGCTGA